Genomic window (Theileria annulata chromosome 4, complete sequence, *** SEQUENCING IN PROGRESS ***):
ACCTCAGCCTACACAACAAATACTAGTAACTTATCCTGGAATTCAATATCCAGTATATTCAGTTCCACCTGCATATCAACCTTATCAACCTCCTCCTCAACAGCCACATCAACCACACGGTTATGTACCATATCAACCCTATTATCCACCTCCGCCAATACCAGATCAACCACAGTATTATCCAGGACATGAACCTACACCAATAAGAGATCCTACCCAGataattaaagaatatgATCAATTATcagataaattaatttctgATGCAAAAGATaaactatttaaaaaacaaaaagaATTGGACCttataaaattctataaaaaaactaaaaaagGCAAGTTAGTTCTAATGACTGAAAATGACTACACAAAAGTATTTTCGAATAAATTTATGACTAAATATAAACTCAAATATGAGCTTGAAcaaatagtatataataaagaaacaatttatattcataagTATGAAATGAATTATTGCAAATTACTAACTTATTACAAAAAAAGTAACAGATTTACattgtattttaatgatggagcatttttttatattaagCAACGTAATGGACGCTGGAAACATTTTGCAATAAAAGCACCAGATTATATTAAACTGTATACTCATGATTCACAAGGAAATGACCTGTTGTTGAGTAGTGAACACTattatattgatttaaCAGACAAAGGttgtattaaatatacatttaagATAGGTGTAAGGTGTACTAAAATCATAGTTAATAAAAAGTTAGTTTGGAAACAGCGTGATGATCATAAACCTATTCCAAATGCAGTATCTGTTACAAACAAAAAGAATGTAGTTCTAGATtatgataattatatttcagtatattcttttattaGAGGACGTTTTATGAGATTACACAGTAAACCAAATAAAGAAGGTTCtaatgaatattaaataaattataaatttattaaattaatcctgtaaatttagtatatatatcattatataGATTAGTTAAAAAAAGTGAACCTTTTGAACATTATTATACCGAAtaagataataaataatatattttattataatttaatttattgatatattatatatattgttatgtcaaaatttatgacttaaatttatattaatataattaatatattgttcaattataatattttcagatcccccattaataaattaatgtgtaataatttaataaataatgtatatatgTTTTGCATACAcatacacattaatattactattaattGGATATTCTGGATGTTCTGATAAACCTACTAACACACAGGGTTCTAACTCTAATGAAGATAATCTTCCCCAAATTGGAGGAATATCATTAGTAGATTATAGTGATtctgatgatgaagataattttcAGGTAACAGAAACTCAAGAAGAACAGACTGAAGAAATAACTGAAGTACTAGATGAAACTCATACTGAAGAAACTTCTGAAACTGATGTACTAGATGAAACTCAACCTGAACCTGAAACTACTCAGATTGAAACTCAACCAGAACTTGAAACTACTCAAGTACTAACTGAAACTGAAACTCAGACTGAACCCGTTAAGGATGTAGAAACACAAACAGATCTACAACAACCAGAACCTCAAACAGAACATCCACGACCAATACAGCCTACaagatattatttaatagaaCCTCAATTTCAGTATCCAGGATATCattctatatattattatccacCATATCAAACACCTACACCTCAGTATGGACCTTATGGGCCTCAACCTCAACCTATACCTTATGATCAATATCCTCCAATTCAACCAGTACCTATTCATCATCCTTATGGTACACCACCACAGTATTATCCAGGATATCTTATAGAACCAATAACCATTCAACAACCAATACCACACATTCAACAACAACAAGGATATCAGCCTCAACCTCAAGCATACTATCCTGTACCACAACCAGAACCTTCTCAAACTGAATCATCAAAAGTATCAACACCTAAACAACCTACTGAACCAGCTACTGAAAAATCTGAACAACAAACTCAATCTGAACCTTCTAAAGAAACTACTGAAGAAGCAACACAGCCTACTCATACACAACCTACTCAGGAACCAGAACAGTTACGTCCAGAAACTATTCCAGTAGAAGTTGGatcagatgatgaagaagaacCTCCAAAGGAACCTAGTGGACCTGGTGATGGAGATCAATCACCAGATAAACCTGAAGAAGAGGAAGAAGAGGAAGATGAAGAGGAATTACTGTGTAAAGAAATCAAATTCTTAAAGAAGGATGCTGTAGGAAGTTTGGTTGAACTGACTAAGGAAGAGTGCAaaattatacttaataatattttcaaagtGAAATATCATGTTAACGCAAATGTTGAACAAGTACTATGTGACGGTAAAATTATCTATGAACATAGACCTGAAAAGCCATACTTTCAAACATTACTGTATAacaaaaaaaataatgCGTTTGTTGTTACCCGTCCATATGGATttcttttaataaaaaatatctCAGGGGAATGGGTAACAAAAAGAGGACGTAAAATTCCAGAATACATTAAATTCTTCAGACAAGGTTCAGTTGGAAGAGAAGTAGAAATTCATGATAGAAATTATTGGATTGAATTTACTTCATTGGAAGGATTTAGGTTTACATTTAAAAAAGGAGTATACTGTACTAAAGTTCAAGTTGCAAACCAGGTCATTTGGGTAAAAAAATTTGGTGAAGACCATCCATTTTCGGTGACTTTTACTGCTAGAGAAAaagtaattattttattcaacGGTTACATACGAATATTTAGTAAAGGTCGTGGATTATATAGACATATATTAACTAGAACACCTCATGGATACTATCAAGATTAACCTATTAATActgtaaatttaatatatatatcattatatagattagttattatatatttaaaattaagtattattataccgaataagataataaataatatattttattataatttaatttattgatatattatatatattgttatgtcaaaatttatgacttaaatttatattaatataattaatatattgttcaattataatattttcagatcccccattaataaattaatgtgtaataatttaataaataatgtatatatgTTTTGCATACAcatacacattaatattactattaattGGATATTCTGGATGTTCTGATAAACCTACTAACACACAGGGTTCTAACTCTAATGAAGATAATCTTCCCCAAATTGGAGGAATATCATTAGTAGATTATAGTGATtctgatgatgaagataattttcAGGTAACAGAAACTCAAGAAGAACAGACTGAAGAAATAACTGAAGTACTAGATGAAACTCATACTGAAGAAACTTCTGAAACTGATGTACTAGATGAAACTCAACCTGAACCTGAAACTACTCAAGTACTAACTGAAACTGAAACTCAGACTGAACCCGTTAAGGATGTAGAAACACAAACAGATCTAGAACAGCCAGAACCACAAACAGAACCAGAACCTGATGATAATcaaataaaagaaaaactacatgtattatattatgtaCCTCCTCCACAAGAACCATATGGAATATATCAACAAATAGTAGCAATACCACCTATTAAACCTTTGCCACCACCGGTTCCAGGAGAATCtccaaaatattatttgatatcAGCAGAACAAAATAAGTATGGAGAACATGAAACAATTCCTGTCACTTATATGGAATATAAACCTATTCTTCAACCTGTACTCTATTATGAACCTATTATTGGACCTCAAACATATCCTCCAATGCAATATCCATCAGTTAGTTATCCTGTTGTAATACCACCACCAATACAACCTACTCAACTACCTACTATAACTAAAGAATCCCCTCAACAACCTAGTCAACAACCTAGTCAAGAAACTAGTCAAGAAACTAGTCAACCTGAGACACCTCAACAACCTACTCGAATACCAAGACAACCTACTCGAATACCAAGACAACGTACTCACCCTAAAGAGCATAAACCAATTCATCCGAATATTAGACCAcgtataaaaatactaagACGAACTACACAAACTATACAACCACCTACTAAAGAAGCTTCAAATATTGGACCTGGTATCTTGGGTCCAGCTCCAGGACCATTAAGAGATCCTTCACAATTACTGGAAGAATTTGGTCTATTACAGGATAAATTAACTACTGAAGATAAACCGAGTCATCTACATATTAGTCGAcctataaaaatactaagACGACCTACAACTCAAGAAACTACTCAACCTACTGAAACTACTAAACAAACTGATGAACCTACTACTCATGCTCAACCACAACAACCTGCTGAACCATCATCAGAACAGTTGGAACCAACTCAACAACAACAAGGATATCAGCCTCAACCTCAAGCATACTATCCTGTACCAACAACAGAATCTAATAAAGAATCTACTCACACACAACATACTCAAGAACCTCAAGAACCAACACAACCTAGTCCTCAACATACTCAATATACTACTGAACCATCTGGATTGGAGCCAGAAACTATTCCAGTAGAAGTTGGatcagatgaagaagaagaacCTCCAAAACCTCCTAGTGGACCTGGAGATGGAGATCAACCACCAGATGGACCTGAAGAAGGACCTGAAGATGAAGGAGATGAAGATGAGGAAGAAAATGAGGAAGAGAAAAAACCATCCAAAGTTGTAAAAAAGTGTAAACAAATTACTTTTATGAAAAAGAATGAAGAAGGTGAATTAATTGAAATGATTGAAGGAgattatgaaattaaatatgaaattcAATATCAAACTCGTTATGAATTTTTAGCAAACCTTGAGGAATTACATTGTGATGATGAAATTGTTTTCCAACATAgaattggaaataaatattgCAAAGTTTTGGTttataattacaaaaatacgacctttttaattattcttgAAAATTCATATGTATTTGTCTCATGCGATAATGGTATTTTCAAAACAAATGTCCGACGTATTATTGATTGtctaaaaatatatacaatagaTTCTATTGGAAATGAAGTACAAATAAGTGAAAAGgattataaattaagaataactaaatttaaatggtttatgattaaatttaataatggtATAAAATGCCATAAGATCgtgtttaaaaatatgttaGTATGGGAGAAAACGAATTATGACAATTATCCAATTGCATTAACTATCAACGTTAACTTAAATGTTGTTGTCATTTTCAAACAATATTCTAAAACATTTCTAAAGAGAGGTCGTAAATATGTATTACAATATATCAAAAcatataaaacaaattaatcattatttatttaaatgataaaatttaatatactgtgaaattacaaattattagtattcGTATAACATCAGACGTGAAAACTTTAAACAGTGTTATAACTcgtataaataatattaatgaattactttttaattatttatggATGGAAAAATCTATATTGAGATTAAttcctttaatttatcaattattgattaatatacatttcattatatattatgaaaTTCTTAATTATCAGATCCCCCatctaattaaaattatttctgCGAGTagaaataatgaataaatgaAATCCTATAGATATTTGCTTATACTCATAATAATTGGATATGTGAAATGTGATGACAAATATCCTAGTGACCCTGAAAAACCTGAAGAAAAGATAGTTACAATACGGGAAAATGTTGAAAATTCTGGAGATCAATGTGATAATTTTGAAACAAATGAAACAACTCATTCGAATGAAACTGATAAATATGGGCCATCTTCAAATGAACCTCAACCACAACCTCTATCTGTACCACGACCATTAACTATACCAATACCACCACCTACGCAACCTCAATCATATCAACCTGGATATCAACCAATACCTATACAACAAATTCAACCACAGCCATTAACTATACCACTACAACCACAACAACTACATGGTTCACACCCAGGATATCAACAGTATCATCCACAAATACAACCACATCCAGGTACAATAACACAATATGGTCCATATCAACCTACTCCTAGTCAACCTATATTATTACCACTACCTCAAGCATATCAACCACATTATGATCCTTATCAACCATTAACTGTACCTCAAACATACCAATTAGAACAATATCTAGGATACCAACCACCACCTCAATATCAACCAGTACAACAGTATATACCTCCTCAACCATATTATCAAACTCAACCACAACCATATTATCCAGTACCTCAATATCAACCAACACAACCACAACATTTAGCTATACCAACACCTATTCAACCAACACCCCAACCAGGTACCGGTTATTATGGGCCTCAACATCAACCACATCCACCAATTCATCAACCTTATGGGCCTATACCACAGCCTATACCTATACCAATTCAACCACAAATAACACAGCCATTGACTATACCAATAAAACAACCACAACAACTACATGGTCCACAACCACCACAGTATATACCTCCTCAACAAATTCATATACAACAACCTTATCAGCCTATTCAACCACAACCACGTTATCCTCATCCACAACATCCAATACCTATTCATCAACCTTATGGACCTTATCAAGCAATTCATACAGATAAACCAATACAACCACAGGTACCTGTACCACAACCATCTCAACCAATACATCAACCTCCACCACAACAATTAAGACCATGTTATACTCAATCAGGATCAACAACTCAACAACAATCTCGGGATCAACAACCTCCAGATCAACAACCTCAACAACAGCAGCAATCTCAAGCCAGAGGAAAAGGCAGAAGACGTTATGAAGTACCACCTAGATTTAGAAATAGAGAACCACAAATTCAAGCTGATGAGTCTAAAGAACATGATGAATCATCTACTCCTGAAACTACTCAATCTGATGAAACTAAACCTACTAAAGAACCAACACAGACACAAGAAGATACAGAAGAACCTACTCAAATAGAACCCATACATACTAGTGAACCTGAACAGTTGGAACCAGAAACTATTCCAGTAGAGGTTGGatcagatgaagaagaagaacCTACAGAACCACCTAGTGGACCTGGAGATGGAGATCAACCACCAGATAAACCTGAAGAAGAGGCTGGAGAAGGGGGAGATGAGGAAGAGGAGGAAGAGGAGGAAGGAAAAAAACCAGATCAAAGGGTTAAAATTTGTGAAGTAATAAGATTCTTTAAAAAGAATGAAGAAGGTGTTTTAGTTGAAATGTCTTGGGGTGATTATGAAATAACAGGTTATAACACTTATACTAcaaaatatacattatatGATAAACTTGAGAAAATAGACTGCGATGGAGAAACTGTATACGAATATAAAGAAGGAAAAGAATATTGCAATTATTTAACatataatagaataaaaaaCAGTTTTATTGTTAGAAATAAATCAGGATTTATTTTATGCAGATTTTCTGAAGGTATTTGGAAAACAAGTTCTCGCAGCATTCCAAATTTTgtcaaaatttataaatatgataGTGAAGGAAATCTGGTTGAAATAAGTCCTGAAGAATGTACTATTGACCTTACTACAGGTGGATCATtgaaatacaaatttttaaaagaagTAAAATGTactaaaattgaaattaaaacaattaagGCATGGGAAAAAAAGGATGAGAGTGAATATCCAATAGGATTTATTATAACGACTGGaaattatatgaaattaaattttaagagGTTTACAAAAGTATTAGTTAAAAAAAGTGAACCTTTTGAACATTATTATACCGAAtaagataataaataatatattttattataatttaatttattgatatattatatatattgttatgtcaaaatttatgacttaaatttatattaatataattaatatattgttcaattataatattttcagatcccccattaataaattaatgtgtaataatttaataaataatgtatatatgTTTTGCATACAcatacacattaatattactattaattGGATATTCTGGATGTTCAGATAAACCTACTAACACACAGGGTTCTAACTCTAATGAAGATAATCTTCCAAAAATTGGAGGATTATCATTAGTAGATTATAGTGATtctgatgatgaagataattttcAGGTAACAGAAACTCAAGAAGAACAGACTGAAGAAATAACTGAAGTACTAGATGAAACTCAGACTGAACAAGAAACTACTCAGATTGAAACTCAACCTGAACCTGAAACTACTCAAACTCAAACTGAAACTCAGACTGAACCCGTTAAGGATGTAGAAACACAAACAGATCTAGAACAGCCAGAACCACAAACAGAACCAGAACCTGATGATAATcaaataaaagaaaaactacatgtattatattatgtaCCTCCTCCACAAGAACCATATGGAATATATCAACAAATAGTAGCAATACCACCTATTAAACCTTTGCCACCACCGGTTCCAGGAGAATCtccaaaatattatttgatatcAGCAGAACAAAATAAGTATGGAGAACATGAAACAATTCCTGTCACTTATATGGAATATAAACCTATTCTTCAACCTGTACTCTATTATGAACCTATTATTGGACCTCAAACATATCCTCCAATGCAATATCCATCAGTTAGTTATCCTGTTGTAATACCACCACCAATACAACCTACTCAACTACCTACTATAACTAAAGAATCCCCTCAACAACCTAGTCAACAACCTAGTCAAGAAACTAGTCAAGAAACTAGTCAACCTGAGACACCTCAACAACCTACTCGAATACCAAGACAACCTACTCGAATACCAAGACAACGTACTCACCCTAAAGAGCATAAACCAATTCATCCGAATATTAGACCAcgtataaaaatactaagACGACCTACACAGCCTATACAATCTAAAGAACCTACTAAACAAGACTCTAAAGCAGCTACTGAACCTTCTCAAACTATGGAACCTTCTCAACAATCCTCTAAAGAACCTTCTACTGAAGAACCTACTCAGGAAGACTCTAAAGACTCTAGTTTGGAACCTACTCAATCTACTGAAGAATCCACACATGAACCTACTCATACTGAAGAACCTCGTCAACCTGAACCTACTCAAGAACCAACCGAAGAACCTACACAAACTACTCAACATACTACTCAAATAGAACCCATAAAACCTACTAGTGAACCTGAACAGTTGGAACCAGAAACTATTCCAGTAGAAATTGGatcagatgaagatgaagaacATGGAGGTGAAGAACCTCCAAAGGAACCTACTGAATCTCCAAGTGGACCTGGAGATGCAGATCAACCACCAGATAAATCTGATGAACCAGGTGGTGCAGGTGGTGATGAGGATGAAGAAGATCAACCTGAAGAACCTGAAGAAGAGAAGGAACCACCtaaagatttaaaaaagtGTAAAGAagttaaatttatgaaGATGAATGAAGAGGGTAATTTAATTCCAATGTCTGAGGGTgattatgaaattaaatatgaaaatttttatgtcaccaaatatgaatttttagCAAACCTCGAGGAAATACATTGTGATGGTAAGccaatttttattcataaaCATTCAAGTCCTTATACGAAATTAATAACCCATAATATATGTGATGATAGttttatacttttaatCGGTGATAATTTTGTTACACTGAGTTTAGGCAAAAAAAATTGGAGCTCACTTACTTACCAAATTccaaattttatcaaactTTATAAACATGATAGTGAAGGAAATCTGGTTGAAATGAATCGTGAAGAATACATAATTGATTtcaaattaaaacattCCTTCAAATATATCATGAGGAAAAATATTTCGTGTATCAAAGTTCAAGTCGCAAATATAGTAGCATGGgaaaaaactaaaaatgATACAGATCTTTGTGGATTTTCTATATCTTCACTAAATTCTGTTGTATTACGTTTCCATAAATATACAAGAGTAGTTAACAAAAAAAACGGAACTTATAAAACTTCATTTACAAAGTCAAAAAAGAAATAATCTAAACAttaataactaatataaatagcaatatataattaggtTTTATATCCTGATATGAAATAAGATTATTGAATTGCAAACTAATATA
Coding sequences:
- a CDS encoding Theileria-specific sub-telomeric protein, SVSP family member, putative (Tap579b07.q1c.C.cand.152 - score = 14.18;~1 probable transmembrane helix predicted for TA09810 by TMHMM2.0 at aa 13-35;~Signal anchor predicted for TA09810 by SignalP 2.0 HMM (Signal peptide probability 0.001, signal anchor probability 0.720) with cleavage site probability 0.000 between residues 40 and 41), whose product is MKSYHINYQIPHGLIINYRMNIYVIFIYTFILVILKSSNCSDQYSGYSESSDTEDDNFEVTQSGQPIQPQPDQQHIPVYYGGRTYPPVQPQPQEQHTGPTPITHPQQYYQQYYQQYYQQYYQQYYQQYYQQYYQQPPTQGTGYYGPQYQQPSYQQEYYSGYYQPTQPQPQPTQPQPQPTQQILVTYPGIQYPVYSVPPAYQPYQPPPQQPHQPHGYVPYQPYYPPPPIPDQPQYYPGHEPTPIRDPTQIIKEYDQLSDKLISDAKDKLFKKQKELDLIKFYKKTKKGKLVLMTENDYTKVFSNKFMTKYKLKYELEQIVYNKETIYIHKYEMNYCKLLTYYKKSNRFTLYFNDGAFFYIKQRNGRWKHFAIKAPDYIKLYTHDSQGNDLLLSSEHYYIDLTDKGCIKYTFKIGVRCTKIIVNKKLVWKQRDDHKPIPNAVSVTNKKNVVLDYDNYISVYSFIRGRFMRLHSKPNKEGSNEY
- a CDS encoding Theileria-specific sub-telomeric protein, SVSP family member, putative (Tap579b07.q1c.C.cand.153 - score = 36.40;~Signal peptide predicted for TA09805 by SignalP 2.0 HMM (Signal peptide probability 0.867, signal anchor probability 0.063) with cleavage site probability 0.449 between residues 21 and 22), whose translation is MYICFAYTYTLILLLIGYSGCSDKPTNTQGSNSNEDNLPQIGGISLVDYSDSDDEDNFQVTETQEEQTEEITEVLDETHTEETSETDVLDETQPEPETTQIETQPELETTQVLTETETQTEPVKDVETQTDLQQPEPQTEHPRPIQPTRYYLIEPQFQYPGYHSIYYYPPYQTPTPQYGPYGPQPQPIPYDQYPPIQPVPIHHPYGTPPQYYPGYLIEPITIQQPIPHIQQQQGYQPQPQAYYPVPQPEPSQTESSKVSTPKQPTEPATEKSEQQTQSEPSKETTEEATQPTHTQPTQEPEQLRPETIPVEVGSDDEEEPPKEPSGPGDGDQSPDKPEEEEEEEDEEELLCKEIKFLKKDAVGSLVELTKEECKIILNNIFKVKYHVNANVEQVLCDGKIIYEHRPEKPYFQTLLYNKKNNAFVVTRPYGFLLIKNISGEWVTKRGRKIPEYIKFFRQGSVGREVEIHDRNYWIEFTSLEGFRFTFKKGVYCTKVQVANQVIWVKKFGEDHPFSVTFTAREKVIILFNGYIRIFSKGRGLYRHILTRTPHGYYQD
- a CDS encoding Theileria-specific sub-telomeric protein, SVSP family member, putative (Tap579b07.q1c.C.cand.154 - score = 42.52;~Signal peptide predicted for TA09800 by SignalP 2.0 HMM (Signal peptide probability 0.867, signal anchor probability 0.063) with cleavage site probability 0.449 between residues 21 and 22); the encoded protein is MYICFAYTYTLILLLIGYSGCSDKPTNTQGSNSNEDNLPQIGGISLVDYSDSDDEDNFQVTETQEEQTEEITEVLDETHTEETSETDVLDETQPEPETTQVLTETETQTEPVKDVETQTDLEQPEPQTEPEPDDNQIKEKLHVLYYVPPPQEPYGIYQQIVAIPPIKPLPPPVPGESPKYYLISAEQNKYGEHETIPVTYMEYKPILQPVLYYEPIIGPQTYPPMQYPSVSYPVVIPPPIQPTQLPTITKESPQQPSQQPSQETSQETSQPETPQQPTRIPRQPTRIPRQRTHPKEHKPIHPNIRPRIKILRRTTQTIQPPTKEASNIGPGILGPAPGPLRDPSQLLEEFGLLQDKLTTEDKPSHLHISRPIKILRRPTTQETTQPTETTKQTDEPTTHAQPQQPAEPSSEQLEPTQQQQGYQPQPQAYYPVPTTESNKESTHTQHTQEPQEPTQPSPQHTQYTTEPSGLEPETIPVEVGSDEEEEPPKPPSGPGDGDQPPDGPEEGPEDEGDEDEEENEEEKKPSKVVKKCKQITFMKKNEEGELIEMIEGDYEIKYEIQYQTRYEFLANLEELHCDDEIVFQHRIGNKYCKVLVYNYKNTTFLIILENSYVFVSCDNGIFKTNVRRIIDCLKIYTIDSIGNEVQISEKDYKLRITKFKWFMIKFNNGIKCHKIVFKNMLVWEKTNYDNYPIALTINVNLNVVVIFKQYSKTFLKRGRKYVLQYIKTYKTN
- a CDS encoding Theileria-specific sub-telomeric protein, SVSP family member, putative (Tap579b07.q1c.C.cand.155 - score = 33.22;~Signal peptide predicted for TA09795 by SignalP 2.0 HMM (Signal peptide probability 0.914, signal anchor probability 0.000) with cleavage site probability 0.885 between residues 18 and 19) encodes the protein MKSYRYLLILIIIGYVKCDDKYPSDPEKPEEKIVTIRENVENSGDQCDNFETNETTHSNETDKYGPSSNEPQPQPLSVPRPLTIPIPPPTQPQSYQPGYQPIPIQQIQPQPLTIPLQPQQLHGSHPGYQQYHPQIQPHPGTITQYGPYQPTPSQPILLPLPQAYQPHYDPYQPLTVPQTYQLEQYLGYQPPPQYQPVQQYIPPQPYYQTQPQPYYPVPQYQPTQPQHLAIPTPIQPTPQPGTGYYGPQHQPHPPIHQPYGPIPQPIPIPIQPQITQPLTIPIKQPQQLHGPQPPQYIPPQQIHIQQPYQPIQPQPRYPHPQHPIPIHQPYGPYQAIHTDKPIQPQVPVPQPSQPIHQPPPQQLRPCYTQSGSTTQQQSRDQQPPDQQPQQQQQSQARGKGRRRYEVPPRFRNREPQIQADESKEHDESSTPETTQSDETKPTKEPTQTQEDTEEPTQIEPIHTSEPEQLEPETIPVEVGSDEEEEPTEPPSGPGDGDQPPDKPEEEAGEGGDEEEEEEEEGKKPDQRVKICEVIRFFKKNEEGVLVEMSWGDYEITGYNTYTTKYTLYDKLEKIDCDGETVYEYKEGKEYCNYLTYNRIKNSFIVRNKSGFILCRFSEGIWKTSSRSIPNFVKIYKYDSEGNLVEISPEECTIDLTTGGSLKYKFLKEVKCTKIEIKTIKAWEKKDESEYPIGFIITTGNYMKLNFKRFTKVLVKKSEPFEHYYTE
- a CDS encoding Theileria-specific sub-telomeric protein, SVSP family member, putative (Tap579b07.q1c.C.cand.156 - score = 46.01;~Signal peptide predicted for TA09790 by SignalP 2.0 HMM (Signal peptide probability 0.867, signal anchor probability 0.063) with cleavage site probability 0.449 between residues 21 and 22), whose translation is MYICFAYTYTLILLLIGYSGCSDKPTNTQGSNSNEDNLPKIGGLSLVDYSDSDDEDNFQVTETQEEQTEEITEVLDETQTEQETTQIETQPEPETTQTQTETQTEPVKDVETQTDLEQPEPQTEPEPDDNQIKEKLHVLYYVPPPQEPYGIYQQIVAIPPIKPLPPPVPGESPKYYLISAEQNKYGEHETIPVTYMEYKPILQPVLYYEPIIGPQTYPPMQYPSVSYPVVIPPPIQPTQLPTITKESPQQPSQQPSQETSQETSQPETPQQPTRIPRQPTRIPRQRTHPKEHKPIHPNIRPRIKILRRPTQPIQSKEPTKQDSKAATEPSQTMEPSQQSSKEPSTEEPTQEDSKDSSLEPTQSTEESTHEPTHTEEPRQPEPTQEPTEEPTQTTQHTTQIEPIKPTSEPEQLEPETIPVEIGSDEDEEHGGEEPPKEPTESPSGPGDADQPPDKSDEPGGAGGDEDEEDQPEEPEEEKEPPKDLKKCKEVKFMKMNEEGNLIPMSEGDYEIKYENFYVTKYEFLANLEEIHCDGKPIFIHKHSSPYTKLITHNICDDSFILLIGDNFVTLSLGKKNWSSLTYQIPNFIKLYKHDSEGNLVEMNREEYIIDFKLKHSFKYIMRKNISCIKVQVANIVAWEKTKNDTDLCGFSISSLNSVVLRFHKYTRVVNKKNGTYKTSFTKSKKK